The Macadamia integrifolia cultivar HAES 741 chromosome 4, SCU_Mint_v3, whole genome shotgun sequence genome contains the following window.
CTGATTTGCTTAAAACTGATACTACTATGATGTTGGATTAGTATTCTGATTTGTGAATTGAGAGATATACTCCTAACCTAGTCTAACTAGGATTCAACCATTGGATCTTGCTGAAAACTTTCAGCATGGTTTTCATTCGCTATTAGGAGATCTCGATCTGAATCTCAGGTCCATCTGACAGATGGATTTTGTTCTGTGAATTTCGACAAAAAACTACTTGCATATATCTCTGTTTTAGGTCCTGTTTTGATATTGTTTTAGTCCTCTAAACTAGTATTACATTAACAAGGTAATTAAATATGCAAATAACTCTGTTTTTAGGTGTAAGGGCATCCTAGGAAATGGCTCATTCAACTCATTTTATTGGCTTTAAATAATGGTATTTCAAAGTATGTTCAAATCTTGAAGTCCAACTGAAAGTACAACTCATATTAGAAACTTCAAACAATTATTACTTACCTGGATTTTCATGAAGGTATATTTCAAGCAGTGAAGAGGACACGGAGCTTGAACAGTACAAGTTGTGACTGAGCGGTTTCACCTCCAGcctggttcttcttctccttgaaaATCTGAGCAAGATAGGAATCCATCCGGAACATAGCATCGTCATCCATTCCTCCCTCAGAATCATCAGAAGCTCCATGAGGTTCTTCCCCAGCTGCCTCAACCCCGCTCATTTCTTCAGTCATCtgcttcatcatcactatcaccAGTCTCCAATTCCTCCGCTTCAACCGTTTCCTCAGCTTCTTCAATCCCaagaagatcttcatcttcatcatcatcgtcatcatctttGCTACCCACAGGCTGATGATGGGCTGGTTTCAGATCTTTCTTTATGACCCGCAACATGCGGATCAGTCCAGAATCAGTAATATTGTGTCAGAAGTACTTGAAAACCTACACACCCAAACAAGAGTATATAATAATGTAATACAGCCATATAGGGCTTCAAAGTTGACATATATTAAAAGGTCAGCACAAGGTTCTGCTACATATGGCACCCATGTAAATGATCCAGACAAATTGTAGAAAAAGGCCTGAGTCAAAATAAATATTGGAATGGCTAGACATTGGGCTTATGGTCCAAAGGTTGTCATAGTAATGGGCTCCTTTCAATGGGCATGTATAATGGGTAGTAATTAGGAATAAAATATTCTTGATAGCATATAAGGTCTTAGTTTCAAGTCttaattctctccctctcactcttccccacccccccccccccggaaaaaaaaattataggtgTGTGATCCAAGTAGGTCTGAACAGTCTAATCATTATTCAATTAATCAGATTGGAGGATTGGAGGACCTTCTAACTAGACAAAAGTGAAGCTCTTGGCAGATAATGACCTAGGACCAGGTCACCTAGTCATTAGCGTGCACCAGCTGAAAGTACATGAAATCATTGActcaagtataatttttttgataaataaccAATTTATTAGAAAGGAGACATACAAGAACCGAAAGCCTCAACGCCAGCACCCAAACTAAGTGGTAGGGTAGGAGCCCATATACAATACTTGTCTACCTACACCTTCCCTTGCCAACTCATCTGCAATATACTTAACAGACTTCAACCTCCAAGAGAACATGACATTCCCCCCACCCAACGGGATCTCCCATCTCTGGCCTTGATGAAACGTAAGTACTTCCAAGGACTTTGAACCTCAGACTGCTTCCATTGAATGACTGATCTAGAATCACCCTCTATAATAGTATCCATCCAGCTGAGCTCCAAAGCTTTACTCGAAACCTTGGATAATTGCCTTGCCTTAAGCACAGAGTCAGCAAAACCAACACACACAAACAATATTACCTCCACCAGAATAAGAATCCGTCCCATAATTACGTCCATGTTCTTCAACTGGACTTTGGTTCAGGACAGCCCAAGGCCATGGATCTGGGCGTTTGCTGGTTCACTCAAAACCAGAATTGTGGGGGCAATCGGAGTTATTGTGTTAGTCAGTGGCTGCTACAAGtaactagtttctattttcgtTACATAATAGTAGAGTTACTACTTTAGTTGGTTCTATTTTTCAGTTGCTTGATGTGTTTGACTTTTAGTAGTTCCACATTATTACCTTCCTTCTAGAAGTAGCATACTACCCTTTATATAGTAAGGGGGCTTTAGAGCCTTCCCAAAGATTTTGAAGATTAATGAATATTTGCTTTGAGTCTTTGTTTGCTGTGAGTCTCTGAGAAATAGAggtgagggtgagatgcccaattGGTTAGTGAGACTGACCAAGGCCATAGGTGAGAGGCCAAGTCATatcctcttctctctttgttCTTTTACCATATCCTACTGCAAACCTAGGCTCGACACCTAACTTTGGGGCTGTGATCACTGCCCTGCTGGTGTTGTCATGGTGGAGTTGTTGGTGAAAAGTGAAAACAAGTGCTGTTGGAGTCATTCCTACCACATAACCTGAGGCACCCTGTTTTGAAGTTCTGTTGTAGCAGCATTCTATCCCTCATATCTTTCAATCTGCCTCACAGATCCTAGTGATAATTTGAAGAGTTCTTCCATTACTGTGCTCATCTATGGTTAGTTCTGCTACAAATCAGTAAGTTACTAAATCTGCCCTTACTAATTTCACGTCTTGCTCCTATTTTTCAAACGATTCTTGGGGTAATGTGTCCGCTCATTAGACCTCACCTTCAACCCAAACTAGGTGTTTATCTGTCCAGCAGTTTGTTAGATTTTGATTGTTGCTAAATCTGCCACCTTGGTTTCTATTTTCGTTCCTCCTATTATAACTGTGACAGTATTAGAACATGATATCAGCACCTgttcatgaagaagaagaagagagaagaggagaagatcgAAGAACAGAGTAAGTGGAGACAACACCCCCACAGTTTAGAGAAAAACAGAATGCTCTCAAACCGTGGATAGGGGGATGTTATATTGATAATAAAGAttgaaattacaagaaaataagggtaatttgTGTGCCTCATGCATAAGGACGGAATTATAAAATAtcattacaaaaatacccctgcTGACAGTAACTCTTAAGAATAACCATTGATCCAACTATTGGATCCCCATCAAACTTGGACTACTGTTCCACTACCCTAACTTCTCCATTCGACCAGAACTTGGGCTTGATCTGAACCTTGGATCCTCAGTCATTGATCCCCTTTTGTTGCTGGAATTTATATGGTGGGGTTTAACTACTTGCAGTTTAGTAAGTCTAGCccaattagagagagaaagagaaaggaaatgcTTGATTTTCATAAAATTGCTGATAGGTTCAAAAATCAATAGAGATGTGCTAGATATTGATATAACACTCACCTGCTCAACAGCAGACCGCATAGGAGCTGAGGATTGAGGCAACAAAGAAAGCAATGTGTCAAGGAGGACATCCATCAACTCAGGCATCCCACCACTATCGGATTCATCATCTTTGCCTGATGAGTCAAGAAGATCAGGAAAACCAAATGCTTTCTAGCAACATATAATAAGTTCAGAGACAGCTTCAGCAACTTCCCCTGGCCTAAGGAGGATTTGCAGCAACAACTGTAAGAGCAAATAACGTACTACATGCAATTTATTTGCAGCAGGACCTGGTCCATTGTTCCTTTCGTGCAGTAATTGTAATAGTTCCAAAAAAGAACCCAATTAAATGGCTTATACAACAAATGGACCAGCGACAAAGGGCATACAGCTAGTGTCAAAAATCAAAGGACAAGTTTTAAGTCATGCAGTGCAGAATAAAATACCTCTTGAGCAAGCCAAATTTCCATTGCTCGTAATCTCCTGAATGCTTTCTCATCCTCATCGCTCAAGGACCAAAAGAGTGAAATTGAAGGTATGTTGCACAGTGTATTGAGGAAGCGCATAAAATAGGATCCAAGATCATTTGGCTcaagatcatttgatacagatgGAAAACCCTCTTCCTTCTGAGCATTTGCCAATAATAACTGAAGCTGTTCAATGCACATTCGGCACAGTGAAATCGATGTGGCTGCCTTTGGCCATTTGAACTCCTCCTGTAGCTCAAATGATGTCACTTCAGTACCAAGAGATGCAGAGAAGAGGCCCTGAACAGCAAGGAATTTCATTATTTCCTTCTGCACCCCGAAACTTTGCCTCAGGATCCAGTTTCAGATACTTCAAAACAGGAGGAAGGGAGTCTATAACCCAACTTTTTAAATAATCAGGAGTTCCCAATGATCCTGCAGAGTCCTTATCCTCCACTGAACCCACTTCTGAGTTGTCATCTGTTGTCTCGCTCTGATCTGAAGGTTCATCCACAGCAGGCGCTTCATCTACAAACATGTTCATCAAATTTTGGATAAATAACATGCAATCTGATCCAGTTTTCAACTCTGAAACCAAATCTCTAACAGATTTTGTCCTTGTAATGCAATCAAATCTCCCACCACTGTGTTTTTGTAGGGCCACAATAACTGCAACTCGTCGACCGTCATCATTTCTAACCCAATCTGATAGTTCCTTGACAAAATGCTGTGCAAGTTTGTATAGCCATGAGTCCTTAGTTGAAAGGATATCCATCAGACACTGGACAAGCTTGTGAGAGAGTACAATCTGCACACACAATGCAGGCAACCTTGGGaggagaagaagcagaacaTCAAAGGCCAAGTGCTTTCGATCATGAGATGACACAAGAAGTGCTCCTTCAACAACAACTTCACAGAAACAGTGCAGGTTTTTTACAATGTCTTCTTCAGACGAGTTACACTTGCGACTCCTTTTGGGCTTCTTAGTAGAACTTAAACCTAATGCTGCATCCTCTTCTTGTGAAGCTGTATCTGGTAAGAGCATATCTATTAAAAAAGGCCAGACAGTCTGAACTCGAGGCTGGCAGAAAGTCAACCCTGTAATTTATCAGGCAGGGACAGGATTAAAAAGAACACTTACAATATTATTTTCCCACAAAAGTGCCTGCAGAGAAAAATATGAGTTGAATATTACCTTAAAGCAAGTAATAAGGGAGGATAAATGGTCAGCGGTGAACAGCTTATTAGCACTGAAAGGAAATGGCAGAAGTTTGTAAAACTGTTTATTATCCACTGAAACCTTTTCTCGCAACTTCAGGGCTAACAGCAATGCATCTGGATTTCCAACTTCAGCTGCTCCTTCAAACCACTCATTTAAGCCTGGGGCTTCAAGAACATGACTTAATAAGGCTTCCGCAGGCAACTGAAAGATTTGAATAAACAGCATTAGTTCTAGCCTCCAAAAAGTTACATATTATAGATATCCCGATCAACTAAACTAACATGAGAAACGATGCGTAAAATTCCAGCAGAAAAAAGGTATAAACAATCAACAATCGATATTCTTTTACCAGTGAAATCCATGTACTATATCAAAGAGAAGAGCAAAAGAAGCATATGGCCACATGCTGACATGCGTTCTATTCAACCAAATGAATGCACATTTCATGGGCAGAAAAATTGGGGTAAAGTGCCTGAGAATAAAGAATTACAGGGAAGGAAGGTGTAGCAGttacaaaaaaattgaagtaCATAGAAAGCATGCCAGAACATTATAAATAGATTATTCTTAAAATCAAATATGTTTGGGTTGAGTTCTGTCTCTCGCCTAGTTTTCAAAAACGAAACAGGCAAGACAGTGGCTAAAACTTACTTTACATAAAACAAGAGTCTACTTACTAAAGAATGCAAAAGAGAAGAATACAAACAAACTACAAGCCAGGCAACCCCACACATATAAGGGTCCAAACTATTGTCATGCAATTAATTATATTCTTTCTCAAGGTTTAAGTCAACTGGCCTCAGGCTAACACTATTAATCACAAATAATTGGTTTTGGgacttggaataaaaaaaagaccATTGGCGCAGCATAGGGTTTGAGGGCTAAATCACAGGAAACCTAATCTGATCAGATTTCACCATACTTAAAAGGCTGGTTAGGACAGGCATGTCACAGGGGCTGCTAGGGTTGACATAATTTTTCTCAAGTTGCTGATAACAAGTAGACCCTGAATTTAAAGGTCTCCAACAgatgaataataaaaaacagCTGGAATCAGAGAATCTCTAACACAAATCTTCAAAAATAATTAATGATCTAGAAATATCCAAAGTATAAGTTCTAGATAAGTCAAAGAACACAAAACAGCAGATCATTATTCATCCATGAAAAAGATTAGATACAAACAGAAGCAAATATCCAGTATATGTTGAAGAAGAACCCAGAAACAGGTCCAGCAACACACACAGACGCGCATAATTAAAAAGATCAAGAAGAAATCCATCACAATCATGGTTCTAAAATTCGAATCGAATCGGTCAGTACCGGCCAGATCGGATCAGTATCCGACTTGACCGATCCGGTACTGATACAAAGGTATGGTCCAAGGgtaaaaaattaacaaaaaactggtttttagtaataaaaaaaaagggtaaatctgTCCGATCTGGATCGGTATCCACCTTGACTGATCCCAAGACCAATCCccagttttagaaccttgatcACAATCCAAATCAAAGATCCTAACCATAAACAGCTTCCACCATGGGATCGAGAAAGAGAACCACTCTCTCTTCTCACTCTTTTACTTGCATATCTCCCAAAAACTGAATACTTTAGTACAGGAAATTTCCTTTTTAAGACTATACTGGACCTCCCTCAGTCCATTTCCATTCAAACTACGATGGGACCCACAACCTTAAAACAACAAATATAGTTGACCCATTCCAAAAATAAGTAAGATATATAATAAGACTTTTGATGACCACTCTTGAGCCATAGTAACCAATTTACCTTGTAGCTACTAAATAGACAGAAATCATTATCAATAATAACACAATACGACCTCCGTAACCCATCTGCAGAAACTATAAAACTCAGTaaacctaccaaaaaaaaatcccaagacTTGTGGGCCCACTTGGAACCAATCACACATAGAAACAGGGATGAAGCAAGTACCTGTTCAATCAAATCCAAGATAACTGAGACAGCTGGTTCTTGCAAGTACCGCTTCTTAGAAGTAAGAGAGATAATAATACAGGTGAATTCCTTCACAAGAGGAGTATTTTTATCAGAGTTCCACCCTTTAGCTATTCTTCCAGATTGAGCCAAAGCGCCATAAGCAAACAAGCGACCCAAAAGGAAATCCCTTGCTTCCTGCAATTTCATGTAGAAGAAACTGAAAAATATCACATGCAGAGAACATCAACCTAATAAAACATGATTCACAgaataaaatatttcttttgCCTACCTGACCCTTCATCGAGGAAGAGACATCTAATAAATCAGCTATTAATTCCATCACTGAATCCACTTTGATGCATGGAATTGTACCAACTAAAATGGTCAGACCTAATGCATATCCTTGTCTTGCACACTGCATAAACAAATAATAGACAGAATAAAATTTTCACACTAGATTCCAACATTGTAATATTCAGTGGCCACACAACAACAATGATTctgaaaacaataaataaagaaaaatattcccaattttgaacaataaaatctaaaatgcTCAAGTAAATCGAGGTTAGACAAAGGAAATGCATCACCACAATCATTTAAGACTGAACCCCCTACCTCTAACAACAAATAGTAAGTTAATACCAAAGGTTCTGATATAAcatttgaaatggaaaaatcaTCTACCAGTTAATACTGCTACCCTacccaaaaatccaaagataAAACTACTTTCTCTGGATTACATTTTCCTTATCAGCCCAAACACCATTCTTTCAATACTGTATCGAAATTAAAAGTATTTAAAGTCAAATGAAACATTAGATGCCAAAACAGTCAAACAAAACAATACCTGAAAGTCAAAGCATATAACTTATTTTTAGACATGGATACAATTCCCTAAACTCAATAGACATCATggttaaaatcattttttctagTGATATTATATGAAAACATAGGGCCTTATTTAATTCTTCAATGTTTTTATATATCAGACATCAATTTATGAAAGAACAAAGGGCAATCAGAAATCACAAAAGCTTTATACAAAAGTCAAGAATCATCTGCTATATAGTGATGGAACAATAGTACAACCGATATAGGCGCTCCTGCAAGCCAACCAATCATCTGCAATATTTATGAGGGgaaaagaacaagaaacaaACATATCTCTCTCGAAGAAGAAACACCACGGATTAACCGACGGATAGCATATCTAAGAGAAGGCGCACAGTTTTTCAAGCCATCATCCTTCTCAGCTTCTAACTGAAAGCAGCCCTCGTTCATTCCCCTCGTTCCAAGCTTCCTGAATGCCTTCTGAACTTCCTGCAGCTCAGTTACCAAGGCTTCAGCAGCGGCTTCCCTAATGGAGGAATCAGCAGCTGCAAGATCCTTAAAAACACTAATATGGAATTCAGGCAGTCTACTGCTTGCAGAAGGCAATGGCGCCAAGGTCTCATGAGCGGCCAGACTTTCACTCCGCGGAATAGCTTTTGGCACCTCCCTATAGTCAGAATCAATCCGTTGTCTCTCCTTATCCAgtgctttcctctttttcctcctctccaTTGGTTTGATTGAACTAAGGATGGAAGAAGGAGCATCAATCCCGTCTTCAATCGCTACTTCAGTTTCctcatttttcatatttattgcAGGCTTTGATCGAAGTTCATCAGTGAACGCATCAATTTGATTTTCTAATACATCAACGGAGTCGTTCCCTCTCTTCTTACCACCCATCAGAGTGGTAAATCCCTCGTTCTGCCCTGCAATTCAATCCATCAACAACCCCAAGCGTTTGCAGAACATAAGCGAAGTATTACTATTAAACCTCCAGTTTGTAAACTATCAATTATCTCAAAAGAGAGCTGCCCTAGCTAATTCAGATATAGATGATGCTACAGAATCGGAAACCAATCCCGGGAAGAGGGGAAAGTTCAGATAAATCGTACCTGAGAAACAGTAGCAGTAGTAGTAAGGATTCTAGGGTTTGTACTTGTACTCGACGCTCGGCCCAGATGACTCCAATAGGGTTTGGGGTTACAGACTACATGTGTTGGTGTTTGCTAAGTCTAAATCTCACTCCGAAGGTGGCTGGGGGAGACTggaagtgggaagtgggaagtgggaagtaTTTAAAATCTCTGCTTGTACTTCAattttgatggttttttttttttcaattccatAGGGTCATAAATGGAAATTAAGCTAGTCGTTAATGGTATTTTCACTTTATTTAtgagaatttgaaatcaatttCATAGGCTCTGTTTGGCTGCAATgtgaatttaaagaaaatagaagtgaaagtttcatactttaaaataaatatttataatcattaccccacatGATTAcataaattattaattttttaatcatgtttagtaatgatatattttacatgtaatttttattttacatattacatAGTAAAAGGTTTTTgatgcaaagtaaaataaaattttataactaaatatagaatgatttgcaGTTAatattaaagtcacatgggtaacgattgcatatatatattttttttaagtataaaaattttactttccttccttttaattctttttcaatCAAACCTGGCCTATGGTTTTAGCATTACAAGCACAGAGTCCATACCCACTACCACCACCATCCTTtcccaaagaaatagaaaatctaTTCTCAAAAATTGAATTATCAAATGGACTTctaatgtaaaatatatttcaaatTGATACAActaaaacaattttaatttgttGACAAAAAACCTATTTATTAACAATTTCATGAAATCAGTTGAAACTAAAAATTGGAATCATGCCAAATCTGTGGCCGTGAGCATATATATGAGGAAGAAGCTAAGAGCAGCCTCTCTCTCATCACATGAAATGATTTATTTGTCCTTTTATTTAGACAAACTTTCTCTCCAATAGataattggaaagaaaaaaggttCTCTTAACAAGCACATAAGAACAAACCAATGATATGCAACAAAACAATATCTAACATAAGAAAACAATAAGATCATTTATGTAAATAATAGAGAGTCGATACGACATCTCATTTTATCTTTCCAATAGTATCCAATCATGAAGCCACTTCTTTTGTGGAGAATGTGAATTCTTCATTCTTTAATGATGAACCAAAGAGATTGCTAGGAAATGCCTTAATACTATCTCAATCTGAAACTTTAGATGAACCCTTACATAATTCAGTCCGTTCTACCGGAGCCTGGAGTGTACCGTTTACCTGCGTCAAAAGTTTATACACAAGACACGTATTGAAGAAATTTTAGACCTCTGAGAACCTCATTACATATGAAATGCAAGATCAACTCAAAAATGTATACAAACTGGGGAAAGGGCAGGGTGACACAGCAAAAGTATGGAAGAGACGGGCGGGAAAGACTCCCGAATTCTGATCtataaaatcaagaaaatatccattaggaaaaaaaaaaattaagaaagtgAAAACCCAATCACCGTATTTAATTGACAAAACTGATCGCCTCTTTAATCAGATATAGCAAAGTATACTTCCGAATGCTTAAAAAGAGAGGAGGCAATATCTTCTGCACTAGCTGTAATGTTTgtgcagagaaaaaaaaatacatgttcTAAAAGCTACAGTAAGCGGTATAGAAAATCTCACTCAGACAACTCAATAtcgatgattttttttttcttacataaaaaaaaaaaataggtctACTTCTTCGCCTCCTCCTTCGTTTCCTCATACTCTGCCTCAGGGGTTTGATCACCACCCTGAGACCCGGCAGATCCTCCAGAAGACCCAGCCATATGCTGACCAATTTTGGAAAGGGCCTTGTTTGCAGCATCGAGCTTTGACTTGATCTCATCAATGTTATCACCAGATATTGCACTTCTCAAGTCTGCCACCGCAGACTCGATCTCAGTTGCAATCTCTGCTGGTATCTTATCACGGTACTCATCCAAGCTCTTCTCCATTCTGTAAATGTTGGTATCAGCATCGTTCTTGACGTCAATCAAAGCTTTTCTCTCCTGGTCCTTCTGGGCATGCATCTCAGCCTCCCTAACCATCTTCTCAATCTCATCATCCGAGAGACCACCAGATGATCGGATTGTAATCTGTTGTTCCTTTCCAGTTGCCTTATCCTTTGCAGAGACAGTTACAATACCATTGGCATCGATATCAAACGTGACTTCAATCTGGGGAACACCTCTTGGAGCAGGTGGAACACCAACAAGATCGAACTCACCGAGGACCTTGTTGTCTGCAGCCATTTCACGCTCACCTTGTAGCACCCGGACACCCACCTGTGTCTGATTGTCAGCTGCTGTTGAGAAAACCTGAAAACAAAGAATTGCCAATCAGTGCCAGGTACTAAATTCAGTCAAAAGACATCACATCATGAGGACACGTACAGAATTCATACAAGAGAGCAGTTAATTTTCCAATGTTGTGGAAAAGCACTGGCAGTGCCCAATACAATGTATAGCCCATAGGAAAAGACAGGCATGATTAGTGTATACTTGCAGGGGTTACTCAAGGCTGTTACACTAAAATGAAAATGGGAATCTGCTACCATAATGAATGTATTCAATTTTGAGTACTAGAGGAACAGGAGGGAATGCTCGATATAGAGATCCATTCAAGAGAGGCCAAGCAGTTTCCAATCCAGACTTCAGGACTAGTGATTTTTACTGATTTCAAGAAAACATGCACTAGCATGAATAAAAAACCATAAATTAAACTACTGCAATCACACACATCAAATAAGCACTTCCCATAAGTACCGCAAACAACACTGTGATGATTATTAAAGCAATATACTCACCCAAAACATCCACAGATCAGATGGACAAGGCATGCCACTTCTTACCATTTGAATATCTAAAGTTCAGCAATGACAACTAACCTGGCTCTTTTTGGTGGGAATAGTTGTGTTTCTGTTGATCAATCTGGTGAAAATACCACCAAGAGTCTCAATACCAAGGGATAGAGGAGTAACATCCAAAAGAAGCAGCTCCTTGACATCTCCACGGAGTATACCACCCTGTATAGCAGCACCCATTGCAACTGCCTCATCGGGATTCACCCCTTTACTGGGACTCTTACCAAAAATCTCTGAAACTATTTCTTGTACTTTAGGAACACGGGTCATCCCCCCAACAAGAAGAACCTCATCGACTTCCTTAATAGATACGCCAGCATCCTTCAAACAACTCTTACAGGGGTTTCTAGTCCTCTCAATCAAGCTGTTCACCAAACTCTCAAACTTTGACCTCGTCAAAGTGATGTTTAAATGTTTTGCACCAGATGCATCGGCTGTAATGAATGGCAAGTTAATTTCAGTCTGGGATGTTGATGAAAGTTCAATTTTAGCCTTCTCAGCTGCTTCTCTAAGCCTCTGCAGGGCAAGCCTATCCTTTGAGAGGTCAATTCCCTCTGAACTTTTGAACTCGCTCACTAAATACTCTAACAGAGTGTTGTCAAAATCTTCCCCACCCAAGAACGTGTCACCATTCGTCGCTTTGACCTGAAGGACAAAGTGTTTAACAGAGGAATTCTTCACGAGGtagaatcattaaaaaaaaaaaaagtctagaGAAGAAACTTGCATACCTCAAAAACACCATTTGAAATTTCCAGTATAGAAACATCAAAAGTTCCACCACCAAGATCAAAGACTGCAATAAGACCTTCTTTGTTATTTAATCCATAAGAAAGTGCGGCAGCTGTTGGCTCATTAATAATTCTTTGTACATCTAAACCAGCAATTCTCCCCGCATCCTTTGTTGCCTGTCTCTGCGCATCATTGAAGTATGCTGGAACAGTAATTACAGCTTTGGAGACAGTCTTCCCCAAGTAAGCTTCAGCAGTTTCTCTCATCTTGGTGAGAACGAATGCACCAATCTGACTAGGGGAATACTGCTGCCCATTGGCTTCAACCCATGCATCTCCATTAGAAGCCTTAACTATCTTATATGGAACcatcttcatttctttttgtGTTTGTGGGTCATCAAAACGTCTTCCTATCAAACGCTTGGTCCCAAAAACTGTGTTTGTTGGATTGGTCACAGCCTGACGTTTGGCCGGAGTTCCCACAAGGAGTTCACCCTTCTGGCTGAAGGCCACAACAGATGGTGTGGTTCTAGCACCTTCAGAATTCTCAATCACTTTTGCATTCTGCGCACAACATTAATTAGTTatcagatagagagagagagagagagagagagagagagagagagaccactAGACCAAATGAACAAGCAGGATGTCGAGAAATCTAACCTTTCCCTCCATAACAGCAACACATGAGTTGGTTGTCCCCAAGTCGATACCAATGACATCATTCCCAGCAGGCTTGGAGCTGAATTAGAAGAAATATTATAGccacaaaaaatagaaagttcAATATACACACCGTTGCCAAAAAGAGATATACATAAATTTATAAAGATAACAAGTACCTGAATGGTCTAGCCAAGCTAGCCCATTTATGACCCAGCTGAGACGAAGCCCACAATGCCTTGGCATTACCAGCAAGCTGCTCAAGGTGTAATTATTATTAGTCAATTTATTCACATCAAggaaccacacacacacacacacacacacacaccaaatcCAGTCAAACAATATAGCATATCCTTCTAGATGCCAGGGAAGTTTCATcccaaataattaaataaataaaaacaaacaaatagaaaacaaaatcctaggcaTTAATTTCACTTTCATTCTCCCAATCATTATCAGTTTCTATGCAATCAAGATCAAACAGACACTATTAGCATATAATCAATTATCCATCCCCAATGGCTCTGAATAATGAGTCAGTTGGGTAATTGACATCAATAT
Protein-coding sequences here:
- the LOC122076869 gene encoding heat shock 70 kDa protein, mitochondrial gives rise to the protein MATSVLLRSLKRRPSLSSQKCLAGNAKALWASSQLGHKWASLARPFSSKPAGNDVIGIDLGTTNSCVAVMEGKNAKVIENSEGARTTPSVVAFSQKGELLVGTPAKRQAVTNPTNTVFGTKRLIGRRFDDPQTQKEMKMVPYKIVKASNGDAWVEANGQQYSPSQIGAFVLTKMRETAEAYLGKTVSKAVITVPAYFNDAQRQATKDAGRIAGLDVQRIINEPTAAALSYGLNNKEGLIAVFDLGGGTFDVSILEISNGVFEVKATNGDTFLGGEDFDNTLLEYLVSEFKSSEGIDLSKDRLALQRLREAAEKAKIELSSTSQTEINLPFITADASGAKHLNITLTRSKFESLVNSLIERTRNPCKSCLKDAGVSIKEVDEVLLVGGMTRVPKVQEIVSEIFGKSPSKGVNPDEAVAMGAAIQGGILRGDVKELLLLDVTPLSLGIETLGGIFTRLINRNTTIPTKKSQVFSTAADNQTQVGVRVLQGEREMAADNKVLGEFDLVGVPPAPRGVPQIEVTFDIDANGIVTVSAKDKATGKEQQITIRSSGGLSDDEIEKMVREAEMHAQKDQERKALIDVKNDADTNIYRMEKSLDEYRDKIPAEIATEIESAVADLRSAISGDNIDEIKSKLDAANKALSKIGQHMAGSSGGSAGSQGGDQTPEAEYEETKEEAKK